GAGCTCGCCAGGGTGGTGTCGTGCCGGTCGACGACGGTCACCTCGACGCCGTACTGGTCGAAGACGGAGGCGATCTCGGCCTGCAGCCCGGACAGCGCCAGCGTCGCGACGACGAAGCCCTGCACCCGACCACGGTCGTCCCGCACCGCCGCGGCGACCGCGATCGCCCACGTGCGCTGCGCGGTCATCAGCTGGTAGGCCTGCGTGACGTACGCCGTCGTCGACCGGCCCGCCGGGGCGTACCACTCGCGGTAGGCGAAATTGCGCCCGACCACGACGGGCTCCGCCTGCGCGGGCGCCAGGTCGAGCATGGTGCCCTCGGCGTCGTACAACGAGGTGTTGAAGGTCCCCACCGTCGACGAGGCGAGCGTCTCCAGCGCCAGGTCCATCCGCTCCGGGTCCCGGGTCGCCAGCGCCGTGCGCACCGCATCGCTGCGGCTGAACGCGGTGACGACGCCCCGCACCCCACCGAGGCGCATGTCGACGCCGCGGGCAGCGAGCGAGTCGATCGCCGCGAGGCGGTTGCCGGCCGCGGCGGTCAGTGTCTCGTGGCTGTCCTCGTGACCGACGGCGGCGAGCACGGCCACGAGGCCCAGCACCAGCGCCACCAGTCCGCCCAGCACGCGCGGCACGAACCGCTCGAGGAGCGTGAGCCGGTGGGCATCGGGCTCCGCGACGAGCGCGGGCAGGACCACCGCCTCCTCGTCGTGACGGAGCGCCGCTGGTACGACGTCCGACGCCAGCAGCTCCTCGAGCTCCGCCGCCGGCAGGGGCCGGCTCATCAGGAACCCCTGCCCGAACGGGCAGCCCAGGCGCCGCAGCACCGCCACGTGCTGCGGCCGCTCGATCCCCTCGGCGACGACGTGCACGCCCAGCGACAGGCAGAAGCGCACCAACGACTCCGACATCCGGTCGCGGCGGCCACCGGTGCCGAGGTACTGCACGAACGAGCGGTCGATCTTGACCCCGTCGACGTGGAAGCGGCGCAGGTAGTCGAAGCTCGCGTTGCCGGTGCCGAAGTCGTCGAGGGTGACATTGCAGCCCATCGCGGAGAGCTCGGCCAGCACCTGCTCATGCCCCCGACCGGTCTCCGAGAGCAGGGTCTCGGTCAGCTCGACGATGATGGCGTCCATCGGCAGCCCCGCCGCCTCGGTCGCCTCCCGGAACCGGACCGGCAGCAACGGGTCGTCGAGGTCCGCGGGCGACAGGTTGATCGCCAGGCACAGCCGCCGGCCGGCGGGCAGGCGACGCCAGTCCGCGACCTGCCGGGCCGCCAGCGCCAGCACCATCTCGTCGAGGTGCACGACCAGGCCCGACTGCTCCAGGACCTCCAGGAACGCGGCCGGCTGGAGGAGCTCGTCGCTCTCGGCGTCGTACACGCGGGCGAGGGCCTCGACGGCGACCATCTCGCCGGTACGGAGGTCGTAGCAGGGCTGGTAGTGGACGACCACGTCACCCTGCTCGAGGGCGTGCGCGAGCCGCTCCGCAGTCATCTCCCGCGCAGCTGCCGCTCCCATGACGCCCCCACTCCGGGCCCGCCGACCGTGCTCCCGAGGCGGTCGGGCCCCGGCCAACCATGCTAGGAGCGGGGGTCGGTGGGCTCAGGTGGTTTGGGGCGTGGTTGGGACTTTGGTCCCGGGAGTCCCGACCGATCGTCGGCGCGGCGGGGTGTCGGGCGGTGGTACGGCGTCGTGGCCGGGCTTGGGCCAGTGAAGTGATGTGGAGCCTTTCACCCAGAATGACGCGCCCCGCTGAATGTCGGGTCTTTGTCAGGCAGCGATGCGCCGGTACCGGAGTGCGCGAATCTGTCGCCCGACGCGGCGCCAGGGGTGCGGGAGGAGCATGGCCTCGTATAGGAAGCCGGGACGTCGTAGTAGTCATAGGTGCCGCCGCTGCGAAACCTGACCCGCAGGATGCGCGTGACGTGGTCGTAGCCCACGAAGGCGACGTTGTCGGAGACGACGGGGACTAGGTTCATGTTCCTCTCCTCTGGTCGAGGTTGTTCAGCCGCGGGTCCGGTTGGGGACCCAGTGGATGCGCCCGTCCTTGAGCCAGTAGTGGCATCTGTGTTGGCCTTGGTAATCGATGGACGGGTGGAGGGACGGCCGGCCGGTCTCGTCAGTGGTGACCGTCCAGCGGGTTCGCGCGGGGTTGGCCAGGTTCAGCTCGATGGTGTGGCCGCGTCCGCAGGGGCAGTCGAGAAGCGCCCATTTCGGTGTCGTCGCACCGAGGAGGTAAACGCATCGGGGGTGCAGGTCCTCGGGCAGTTCGGCTCGGCGGGCGACGGCAATGACCCGGGGCATGCGGGACTTGGCGTGGGCATTCCGCGTTCGCCGGTAGGCCCGGACGGCGCCGATCTGGGTGCGGGCGAAAAGGCGCTTCACTGGAGCACCCCGGCGAGGTCGAGGTACGGGGCGCGGGTGCCGCGGCCGATGAAATCCGGGTTGGTGCAGAAGCATCCGAGGCGCGGAGACCGGGCGTTACGGCGCAGCTCACCAAGGTGGGAGCGGAGCAGCAGTTCGGTGGCGTCGGTCTTCCCTAGGCCGGTCAGGCGCAGGAGGAACTCGGTCGCCGCGAGCGCAGCAACGCTGGTGGTGAGGGTGACGACCGCGGGCTGCGGGGTCTCGGCGGCTTGGACGTACCCCTCGCCGGCGAGACGCTTACGGGTCTCCGGGTCGAGGTTCTCCGCCGCGGCGAGCGCGGGATCGACCCGGCGCCGGCACAGCAGGCACGCCGTACCGGGAGCGACCCAGGTGACGCGCTGCTCGATCTGGACCCTCCGGGTCCCGTCCTCGCCCTCGGTTGGGGCGACCAGGACGGCGACGTCGATGACCGGCGCGATGTGCGCGAACGCCCACCGGTTCAGGATAAGGCGGGCGCCGTGCCCGTCGACGCAGCTGAATACGACGTCGGCGTGGGCGATCGCCGCGATCGCGTCCGGGTGGTTCAGCGGCTTGTCGATGCGGATCACCGGTGTGCCGAGCCCGATGGCGTCTAGGTGGTCGCCGAGGGCGTCCACCTTGAGCCGGTCGACGTCCTCGGTCGTGATGCCGTGACCGCGGGTCGGCGTCGGGTCCGTGACGACGTCGTCGTCGACGACCACGAGCTCGCCCAGTCCGAGGCGCGCGACCTGGACAGCGACCGCTGAGCCGGTGCCGCCGCCGCCGATGATGGCGGCGCGGACGTGCTTGAGGGTGCGGTTGCCGTCGGGACCGAGCATCCGGATCTGCCGGTCGAACACCGACAGGCGCTCCTTGGTCGACTCCTCGCCGTCTGCGCTGGGCGGCAGGTACAAGTGGAGGCCGGCGCCAGCGACGCGGACGGCGTCGATAACGACGAACTCCGGCGCGCGGGCGTTGAACTCCTCACCGAGGTCGAACAGGCGCGCGGCGACTTCCGGAGCGTCCGGAGTGCCGGCGAGGACGACGGCCGCGTAGTACTTCGCGCCGAACGCTCGGGCGGAGATGGCCAGGTCGATGTCGACCTGGTCGTCGTAGGTGGAGAACTTGGGCATGCCCTGCGGGTGGGTGTGCACGAACACAGGGACCTGGTTGCACGCGGCCGCCGCACGGAACGCAGGCACCCAGCCCGTGGAGGAGATCGACAGGCCCATCGGACCGCGCACGGCGTACGCCACCTCGGGGACCGGGGTGATCGTCTGGGCGACGAGCGTGACGCGCTGATCGACCTTGGTGCCTTCAGCGTCAGCGGTCGTCACGGTGGTCGCTGGGGCCTCAACGAAGGAGGTCGCGACGACCGCCGCGGTTTCGTCACGGGCTCCGAGGGCAGCGACGAGCGGGGTGAACTGGTCCTCGGTGAACGCGATGCGGCTCGACATCAGTTGCCGCCCGCCATCGCCAGGGCCCGGCGGACGTACGCGAGGTACGTCTCGAGGTTGTCGATGCCCGGGCGCCACTGACCCCCGATGTGGCGACTCCACCGCTGCCAGGACCGGCCGAGGTAGTTCTCGATCTGCTCGGTGCCCGGGATAGCCACGCCCTTAGCCGTCAGGGCCGGCGCGACCCAGAACATGTCCGGGGTCGCATCGGGGAACCCGATCGGCAGGCGCAACAGGAGGTCGACATGGCGCTGGTCAAGTCCAGGGGTCGGGAAGTCGGCGAGGACCACGTTGACGAAGCCGTCGGAGACCTCGACCGAGTGGCTGTAGCCCAGCGACTCGAGGAACGACTGGTCTTGTTCGCGGAGGACCACCACGAGCGGACCCATCGGTCAGGCCCCACCGCTCGGGTTGGTGCCCTGGCCGGGGTTGATGACGCGCGGCACGGTGAAGAACCGCATGTTGTTCTCCAGTTCGACGACCTCGCCGTCCTCGATGAGCTTGTCGAGCTCGTCGACGATGTCGAGCCACAAGTCGCGGTCGCTGCTGACTGGCGGCGACGGCACCAAGCGCAACTGCGCGCCCGTGAGCTTGTCCCCCTCGGGGTGGTACTTGGTCCCGTCGATGTAGATCGGCGTCTTCCCCGACGTCGAGTCCTTCGCCTTCTTGGTGTCCTGAGACATGGATCCTGCTCCTGTGTCTTGACGGGATCCGCCACTGTCTGTGAAAGAAAACCCGTGTTCGCAGTTGCGAACACTTCGAAGGTAGCACATTGCGTTCGCAACAGCGAACGACCTAAACTCAAGTCAAGATGCCGACTTCCCAGCTCGAACTTGCGCGCGACCTGTGCCCAGGCGTGCCCGACGCCGTGCTCGTAGAGAGCCTCGTTGAAGTGCTCGGACAGAAGCTGGACCTCGAGCCGCCGATAGATCTCCATCGAGTTGCGAGCTTCCAGGGCGTCAAGGACATTCAGGTCGCTGAGATGGACTGGGCGGGAATGCTGGCGCCCTCAGAGAGCGGCGGATTCATCATCAAGGTGCGCAGCGCGGACCGACCGCACCGAAGGAACTTCACCATCGGGCACGAGATTACGCACACACTTCTCCCTGGGTACGCCGTCATTCAGCATCGTTGCGGAGGGCTTGGAACCCGTAGCCTCCACGGCAACCGACACCTTGAGAACCTCGCCGACATAGGAGCCGCCGAGTTGCTGCTGCCTCGGCGGTTCCTTCAGCCCATCTTCGCGGACCTGGCTTTCGACATGAGTGCAGTCAAGGATGTCGCTGACAGGCACCACGCAAGTTTGGACGCGACGCTTCGACGGCTCCTTCACCTGACGAGCCGGCACGCCATCGTCGTCGACCTTCGCCAATCGGTATTGCCTGATGGCCGCACGCTCACCACGATCCATCGCGTGTTTAGTAACAGCGAATGGTGTCCGATCGCGCCCCTTCAACTGCACGGGAAGAGGGTCCCCCCGATGCACCCAATTAACGAGGTTCTTGGCTGCGCCGAAGCGGCCGACGTCGTCGACCTTTCCTTTCTTCACACGGCCACCCCAACAGCCCACATCTCGGCAATTTCCGATCCCTACATCGACAACGAAGGAAGAACTGTGATGCGTTCACTCGTCCTCGCTACGCCACGCCAAACCCAGTCTGTCCACGCCCCCGGCCACGGCCGGCTGCCTGCAGCGAGCTGACGACCACCATGTCTCCGCACAACCAAAGACTGACGTCTGCAACGAACTTGCTCGAGCGTCTTGATTCGGATGAGACCAACGCCGAGGAAATCGGCGCGCGAATCACGAATCTCCGCCATGACAAGGGCCTATCGCTTAGTGAGCTCGCGTCGATCGCGACAGTGAGCAAGTCCTATCTCTCGACTGTAGAGAAGGGCAGCGGCAGTCGCCCGGGCGCTGCGTTTCTCCACAAGATCGCGCAAGCGCTGGGCGTGACTCTCGCAGATCTCGTCGGCCGGGAATTGGTCGCCGACTCTCCAGGCATTCCGGCTGCATTGCAGGAGTTGGCGTCCGAACGGAATCTTCCGGCTCGCGATGTCGAGATGCTGGCCGGCATCGCGTTTCGTGGTGAAGCCCCGAAAACGAGGGAGCGATGGGAGTTCATCTACAACGCGATCAAGAGCAGCGCCGCAATGGATTCAGACGTCAAGTAGTTCGCGTCCAGATCACCTGAATCCGATACGTGCAAGAGTTCTGGTCCGCCACGAGCCGGCGTCAGCTCGCTACCTTGCCGGCGCAGGGTCGTTCATTGGTGCCACATCAGCCAAGATCCGCTCGGCGGCGGCTGGGCGGACAAGCGTCCGGTCGAACTCGCTCACGCGGGCATCGTTTGATCTGGCTCTTCGCTGACTGTACGAGGTATTGGCAGGCTCTAGCAGGATTCGACGGGTCGGCAGTGTTCGCCGCGAGAGTGCGGGAGCCCGCCGCTGAAGCGGCAAGGCCGCAACTGCGCGACTTCTCTCGGCGCGGAGGCCAGCGCCCCGCAGATCAGACCGGGGCGTGCCGGACGCTAGCGATGATCTGCTCCAGCCAAGTGACGAGTGGCTGGAGGGCCATTGGGAGCGGATCTCCAAGAGCAAGGCAATCGTCCAGCAAGTACGGCGCAAGATGCGGCTCAAGCTTGCCGCTCTTCTTGCGATTCGAGTTCCATCCCCTTGAGCCCATCCAGCTCGCCAACTGCTCGTAGGCGTCAGGGGCTGTCGACAAGGTGCTGGCGAAACTAGCGTCGATGGATCCGTCGCGTCCGGGGCCCAGAGCGGCGACAACGCCGGCGACACCGAGGGCGTCGAGGAACAGTCCCTCCAAGTCCGAGGACAGGACGAAGACATCGAACGGCGACAACAAGTGGTTCAACTTCTTCTGGTTGGCGAAGGCCTGGGATGCGGTCGTACTGGCCTGGTCAGCCTGCTGCATGATGCTGTCGCGTTCGGCCTTGCTCGGTTGCTGATGGCGTGAGGCGAGGATGTTCAGAACTTCGCGCTTGCCACTGCCCGCCGTGCGGACCGCGTCCCCGTCGACGATCACGTAGGAGCGGATACCAAAGACATTGGCGAGCTGCACGAGGTACTGGATCTTGCCTACACCACCCGCTTCGATAACGGTTACCCCCAGCGCATAATGGCCGCCGGGAGCGGCGCAGGCACGGCTCAGGAGCCTCTCCACGACTGAGTAGTCGCCCTCGCCTTCCACGAACACCACCGCGTTCGCGAAGACCAGTTCGCTGTTGGCTGCCGAGCAATAGCGACTCAGACGTCCGGCGTCCGTCGGGTCGAGGACGGGCTTACTTCGTTCATAGGTGGTACCGCCACTCTGGAGGGGAAGCCTTGCGATCCGGGAGATGTCGAAGGAATCGACGAGCACCGAGCTGTGCGTCGTGACGAGGACTTGGGCGTCGTCGGCAATGTCCCCGATGATCTTGGCCATCGCGCGCTGGGTTTGCGGATGCAGGAAGGCCTCAGGTTCCTCGATGGCGAACATGAGGTTCGCCCCCGTTTGAGCCTCCTTGCTCGCTACGTATCGGAGGATGCCGAGCACTAGGTGTACCCGGCCATCAGGTTGGTAGCAGCCGGCTGACTGGCGGCTTGCCTCCGAGTGCGCTGTGGCGGCGTTCAGTGTTGTAGTGCTCGATCCAGGGCGCAAGGGCGGCCTGGCGTTCGTCGTTGCTGGTGAAGACCTGGCGGTAGGCCCACTCGGTAGTCAGGGTGCGGTTCAGGCGCTCTACCTTGCCGTTCTGCCACGGGCAGTGCGGCTTGATGAACTTCTGTGTGATGCCGTGATCGGCGCACACCGTTCGTAGCGACCATCGGTAGGCCCAGGCGTTGTCCGTCATCAGTCGCTCGATCCGGGCGATGCCGTGCGCGGCGAAGTAGGCGATGGCTCGCTCGAGGAACTCTGCACAGGCGGGGCCCTTCTCATCCGGCAGGATCTCGCTGTAGGCCAGCCTGGAGTGGTCGTCGACGAGCGAGTGCACGTAGTCGTATCCGACCTTGGTGCTGCGATCACGCATGATCGATCCGGCCCCTCGGCCGTGGGCCTTCCACCCACCGCCGGCGGGGATCTTGCCGAGCTTCTTGACGTCCATGTGCACCAGCTCGCCTGGTCGTTCGCGCTCGTAGCGAACGCCAGTCTGCTTCGAGGACCGGATCACCTCACCGGTGATCGGATCTAGCTCGCGCAGGTACGGCACATGGTGGCGGCGCAGAATCCGCGACACCGTGCGCGCGGGCACGCCGACCTTCGGTCCGAGAACGTCGGGGCCGTCACGACGCTCGGCACGCGCAGCCAGGACCTTCTGCTCGACCTCGTCGCGGGTCTTGGTGGGCATCGAGTGCGGGCGCGACGACCGGGTCATGAGCCCTACTTCGCCTTCAGCAGCGAACCTGTCGATCCAGGTCTTCACACATTTGCGGGACACGCCCATCGCCGCGGCGATGTGGGCCTGAGGCCAGCCAGCCTGGTGGCGGGCAACGATCAGCCGACGACCATGAACGGTCAGCCGGGCACTACCGTGGGACACGAGAACCTCCGGGTGGAAGTGGGCCTTAGACAAGCCACATCCCATTCGGAGGTTCTCGTTTGTTCAACCAGGCTCGCCGCTACCAACGTCCTGGCCGGGTACAACTAGGGCGGACTGGAAGCCAGTTCCGCGCTCCGAGACAGCGACCGGCGCATCGGATCCGCTCTCGATCAAGGCGGACTCGAGCATCCCCCGCAGCGCGGCGCGGGGCTCGGGCAATTTGAAGCGCACCTCCGACTCTTGGAAGGGCAGGTCGGCGACGATCGCCGCCGCAGATTGATCGAGCGTCTCCCGTACCAGTGTCTCGAGCGGCTCCATCTGGTCGCGGAACTGCTGTTGAAGACCGGTACTGCGTGAGCTACCGGTGCGGATCAAGATGGCCTCGAGCGTGTCCAACAGGCGCGCGAGGGACTCCGGTTCATTGCGGTCGACGTCGCCGGCGACGCGGACAGAGGGGATCTTGACGAAGTGGAACCGGTTCAGGACCTCGAGGTAGAGACGTCGCGCGTCATCTGCCGTCACTCGCTGCGAGGTCTCGTAGGACACGGCACCGCCACGGCTGCACCGCACCTTGATCCAGAACCGGTTGTCGCGGCGCAGAATCGGGGCGAAGGCCGTGCGTTCGTCCTCGGTCAGATCGGTGAACCAGACCTGGATACTGGACAGGGTTCGGGCTCCAAGGTCCCGGTAGTAGGCATTGCGAGGCAACA
Above is a genomic segment from Nocardioides aromaticivorans containing:
- a CDS encoding EAL domain-containing protein, which encodes MGAAAAREMTAERLAHALEQGDVVVHYQPCYDLRTGEMVAVEALARVYDAESDELLQPAAFLEVLEQSGLVVHLDEMVLALAARQVADWRRLPAGRRLCLAINLSPADLDDPLLPVRFREATEAAGLPMDAIIVELTETLLSETGRGHEQVLAELSAMGCNVTLDDFGTGNASFDYLRRFHVDGVKIDRSFVQYLGTGGRRDRMSESLVRFCLSLGVHVVAEGIERPQHVAVLRRLGCPFGQGFLMSRPLPAAELEELLASDVVPAALRHDEEAVVLPALVAEPDAHRLTLLERFVPRVLGGLVALVLGLVAVLAAVGHEDSHETLTAAAGNRLAAIDSLAARGVDMRLGGVRGVVTAFSRSDAVRTALATRDPERMDLALETLASSTVGTFNTSLYDAEGTMLDLAPAQAEPVVVGRNFAYREWYAPAGRSTTAYVTQAYQLMTAQRTWAIAVAAAVRDDRGRVQGFVVATLALSGLQAEIASVFDQYGVEVTVVDRHDTTLASSAGRVGEQTRDPRLLAAREASGRGTDGVLWAVSGVPAIGGWLLVEQDRDEAVGTVVGHADPLVTGLLAGTGFVLVLLWMLNDRRRRQLKAELRRSNAWLTSVLDATPTPVLVSDVDDLVQHANAEAAALLGVPADSLRGQSVRSWLTTRDQPSTGRDGFSATVVTREGEVRLVEVRVRELAGPAGEPMRLHALIDVTPHHEEHDRLRAQGRVDPLTGVANRIALDEALSAASAPGRPSQALVMLDLDGFKAVNDELGHAAGDSVLCAVADVLSGSVGPDDTVARMGGDEFVLVVRLEPGVTHDDVATRLREAVQATLDGHPFALHVGVGVSIGSALVGADGHDADELLRVADVRMYDAKRRHADRRPRR
- a CDS encoding KTSC domain-containing protein; protein product: MNLVPVVSDNVAFVGYDHVTRILRVRFRSGGTYDYYDVPASYTRPCSSRTPGAASGDRFAHSGTGASLPDKDPTFSGARHSG
- a CDS encoding DUF6527 family protein; translated protein: MKRLFARTQIGAVRAYRRTRNAHAKSRMPRVIAVARRAELPEDLHPRCVYLLGATTPKWALLDCPCGRGHTIELNLANPARTRWTVTTDETGRPSLHPSIDYQGQHRCHYWLKDGRIHWVPNRTRG
- a CDS encoding ThiF family adenylyltransferase, which gives rise to MSSRIAFTEDQFTPLVAALGARDETAAVVATSFVEAPATTVTTADAEGTKVDQRVTLVAQTITPVPEVAYAVRGPMGLSISSTGWVPAFRAAAACNQVPVFVHTHPQGMPKFSTYDDQVDIDLAISARAFGAKYYAAVVLAGTPDAPEVAARLFDLGEEFNARAPEFVVIDAVRVAGAGLHLYLPPSADGEESTKERLSVFDRQIRMLGPDGNRTLKHVRAAIIGGGGTGSAVAVQVARLGLGELVVVDDDVVTDPTPTRGHGITTEDVDRLKVDALGDHLDAIGLGTPVIRIDKPLNHPDAIAAIAHADVVFSCVDGHGARLILNRWAFAHIAPVIDVAVLVAPTEGEDGTRRVQIEQRVTWVAPGTACLLCRRRVDPALAAAENLDPETRKRLAGEGYVQAAETPQPAVVTLTTSVAALAATEFLLRLTGLGKTDATELLLRSHLGELRRNARSPRLGCFCTNPDFIGRGTRAPYLDLAGVLQ
- a CDS encoding E2/UBC family protein, encoding MGPLVVVLREQDQSFLESLGYSHSVEVSDGFVNVVLADFPTPGLDQRHVDLLLRLPIGFPDATPDMFWVAPALTAKGVAIPGTEQIENYLGRSWQRWSRHIGGQWRPGIDNLETYLAYVRRALAMAGGN
- a CDS encoding ImmA/IrrE family metallo-endopeptidase, which produces MPTSQLELARDLCPGVPDAVLVESLVEVLGQKLDLEPPIDLHRVASFQGVKDIQVAEMDWAGMLAPSESGGFIIKVRSADRPHRRNFTIGHEITHTLLPGYAVIQHRCGGLGTRSLHGNRHLENLADIGAAELLLPRRFLQPIFADLAFDMSAVKDVADRHHASLDATLRRLLHLTSRHAIVVDLRQSVLPDGRTLTTIHRVFSNSEWCPIAPLQLHGKRVPPMHPINEVLGCAEAADVVDLSFLHTATPTAHISAISDPYIDNEGRTVMRSLVLATPRQTQSVHAPGHGRLPAAS
- a CDS encoding helix-turn-helix domain-containing protein; this encodes MSPHNQRLTSATNLLERLDSDETNAEEIGARITNLRHDKGLSLSELASIATVSKSYLSTVEKGSGSRPGAAFLHKIAQALGVTLADLVGRELVADSPGIPAALQELASERNLPARDVEMLAGIAFRGEAPKTRERWEFIYNAIKSSAAMDSDVK
- a CDS encoding ATP-dependent nuclease; amino-acid sequence: MLGILRYVASKEAQTGANLMFAIEEPEAFLHPQTQRAMAKIIGDIADDAQVLVTTHSSVLVDSFDISRIARLPLQSGGTTYERSKPVLDPTDAGRLSRYCSAANSELVFANAVVFVEGEGDYSVVERLLSRACAAPGGHYALGVTVIEAGGVGKIQYLVQLANVFGIRSYVIVDGDAVRTAGSGKREVLNILASRHQQPSKAERDSIMQQADQASTTASQAFANQKKLNHLLSPFDVFVLSSDLEGLFLDALGVAGVVAALGPGRDGSIDASFASTLSTAPDAYEQLASWMGSRGWNSNRKKSGKLEPHLAPYLLDDCLALGDPLPMALQPLVTWLEQIIASVRHAPV
- a CDS encoding IS481 family transposase, with protein sequence MSHGSARLTVHGRRLIVARHQAGWPQAHIAAAMGVSRKCVKTWIDRFAAEGEVGLMTRSSRPHSMPTKTRDEVEQKVLAARAERRDGPDVLGPKVGVPARTVSRILRRHHVPYLRELDPITGEVIRSSKQTGVRYERERPGELVHMDVKKLGKIPAGGGWKAHGRGAGSIMRDRSTKVGYDYVHSLVDDHSRLAYSEILPDEKGPACAEFLERAIAYFAAHGIARIERLMTDNAWAYRWSLRTVCADHGITQKFIKPHCPWQNGKVERLNRTLTTEWAYRQVFTSNDERQAALAPWIEHYNTERRHSALGGKPPVSRLLPT
- a CDS encoding AAA family ATPase; this encodes MRVCELDVERFLGFKSLKLEVDTAIQLVAGPNNAGKSSAVRLLEAFFADPTGESLRGLLPRNAYYRDLGARTLSSIQVWFTDLTEDERTAFAPILRRDNRFWIKVRCSRGGAVSYETSQRVTADDARRLYLEVLNRFHFVKIPSVRVAGDVDRNEPESLARLLDTLEAILIRTGSSRSTGLQQQFRDQMEPLETLVRETLDQSAAAIVADLPFQESEVRFKLPEPRAALRGMLESALIESGSDAPVAVSERGTGFQSALVVPGQDVGSGEPG